The following coding sequences lie in one Mycobacterium gordonae genomic window:
- a CDS encoding DUF1501 domain-containing protein, protein MNRRKFLIAGAGVGALGLLSGSVAVGWEDLLRAADDGPLADNVGVLVIVTLYGGNDGVNTVIPYADPAYHDARADLAYAPGDVLHLDDQLGLNPALRGLAQLWRDRHLAIVRGVGYPKPDHSHFRSMDIWQTASPAAPVATGWIGRWLDATGDDPLRAVSVGSVLPLLAVGEKHTAAALSTAQIAASGTHPVRSTVEALGVDDPRDTPAMAAVRRTYRAAQSTDVAFENVTGIESTNALASRLNVVAAAIMARVPTRVYMVHLGGFDTHADERGTQQRLLQTFDEAITPFLQQMAGDRCGRNVVVLAYSEFGRRVAANASQGTDHGTAGPVFVAGTPVRGGWYGQEPSLTDLDHGDLKYTTDFRDVYHELLARTLGTDPTPSVGAGRTGLRFL, encoded by the coding sequence ATGAACCGCCGCAAATTCCTGATAGCCGGTGCCGGGGTGGGTGCGCTCGGTCTGCTGTCCGGCAGCGTGGCAGTCGGTTGGGAGGACCTGCTGCGCGCCGCGGACGACGGACCGCTGGCCGACAACGTCGGCGTCCTGGTCATCGTCACGCTCTACGGCGGCAACGACGGCGTCAACACCGTCATCCCCTACGCCGACCCCGCCTACCACGATGCCCGGGCGGACCTCGCCTACGCCCCCGGGGACGTCCTGCACCTCGACGATCAGCTCGGCCTGAACCCCGCGCTGCGGGGCCTGGCCCAGCTGTGGCGCGATCGGCACCTCGCGATCGTGCGCGGCGTGGGTTACCCCAAGCCCGATCACAGCCACTTCCGGTCCATGGACATCTGGCAGACGGCGTCGCCGGCCGCACCGGTTGCCACCGGCTGGATCGGACGGTGGCTGGACGCCACGGGTGACGACCCGCTACGCGCGGTCAGCGTCGGCAGCGTGCTGCCACTGCTTGCGGTGGGCGAAAAGCACACCGCTGCGGCGCTTTCCACTGCCCAGATCGCCGCGAGCGGCACGCACCCGGTCCGGTCCACGGTCGAAGCCCTCGGTGTGGACGACCCGCGGGACACTCCTGCGATGGCAGCGGTACGCCGGACCTATCGCGCCGCGCAATCGACAGATGTGGCGTTCGAGAACGTCACAGGGATCGAGTCGACCAACGCCCTGGCCAGCCGTTTGAATGTGGTCGCCGCGGCGATCATGGCCCGGGTGCCCACCCGGGTGTACATGGTGCATCTCGGCGGCTTCGACACCCACGCCGACGAGCGCGGGACGCAGCAACGGCTGCTGCAGACGTTCGACGAGGCGATCACGCCTTTCCTGCAGCAGATGGCCGGCGACCGGTGCGGCCGCAACGTGGTGGTGCTGGCCTACTCCGAGTTCGGTCGCCGGGTAGCCGCCAACGCCTCCCAGGGAACCGACCACGGCACCGCCGGGCCGGTCTTCGTCGCCGGCACGCCGGTCCGGGGCGGCTGGTACGGCCAGGAGCCGAGCCTCACCGACCTCGACCACGGAGATCTGAAGTACACCACCGACTTTCGCGACGTTTACCACGAGCTGCTGGCCCGGACGTTGGGCACCGACCCCACACCGTCGGTCGGCGCCGGCCGCACCGGCCTGAGATTTCTATAG
- a CDS encoding DUF1800 domain-containing protein yields the protein MAGQSPRWIMTARVLRRSGFGAIGPEVDAVVSQNWPTYLDTVLAADPDADRGALATPMPSLPTPQPPGRGATTAARAQYRRQLSEQNDELTRWWLRRMIAAEQPLHEKLTLLWHSHFATSAQKVRIAAYMAAQNQKLRTLKLGDFRTLAYAMLTDAAMLRWLDGQLNTARAPNENLAREFMELFTLGHNNGYTEDDVRAGARALTGWTIRDGEAVLVPRRHDAGSKTLFGVAGDFDAAGFCDAVLARPGSAAHVARRLWQQLASDEPPTAPALQRVVAAYGPQRDLKALTRAILTDEEFTGGRATVVNNPVEWLVGVIRAFSVPDQHGKLIETTLKALGQRPFFPTDVNGWPSGQVWLTTASARTRWRAAAQLARSADLSLIEGAAAGDRVDAVGYLIGVGSWTDRTVDALRPLVRRPAQLVAAAVNTPEYLTS from the coding sequence ATGGCCGGGCAATCCCCGCGGTGGATCATGACGGCCCGCGTCCTGCGCAGGAGCGGGTTCGGGGCCATCGGCCCCGAAGTCGACGCTGTGGTGAGCCAGAACTGGCCTACCTACCTCGATACCGTCCTGGCCGCCGATCCCGACGCCGACCGCGGCGCGCTGGCCACCCCGATGCCTTCGCTCCCGACCCCGCAGCCACCCGGCAGAGGCGCCACGACGGCGGCGCGGGCGCAGTACCGCCGCCAGCTCTCCGAGCAGAACGACGAACTCACCCGCTGGTGGCTGCGTCGCATGATCGCCGCCGAACAGCCGCTGCACGAGAAGCTGACCTTGTTGTGGCACAGCCACTTTGCCACCTCCGCGCAGAAGGTGCGGATCGCGGCGTACATGGCCGCGCAGAATCAGAAGCTGCGCACGTTGAAGCTGGGCGACTTCCGGACTCTGGCGTACGCCATGCTCACCGACGCCGCGATGCTGCGCTGGCTGGACGGACAGCTCAACACCGCCAGGGCCCCGAACGAAAACCTGGCCCGCGAGTTCATGGAACTGTTCACCCTCGGCCACAACAACGGCTACACCGAGGACGACGTGCGCGCCGGCGCCCGCGCACTGACCGGGTGGACGATCCGTGACGGCGAGGCCGTACTGGTCCCACGCCGCCACGACGCGGGATCCAAGACGCTGTTCGGGGTCGCCGGCGACTTCGACGCCGCCGGGTTCTGCGACGCGGTCCTGGCGCGGCCCGGTTCTGCGGCCCATGTCGCGAGGCGGCTGTGGCAGCAGCTGGCGTCCGACGAGCCGCCGACCGCGCCGGCGCTGCAGCGCGTCGTCGCCGCCTACGGCCCGCAGCGTGACCTCAAGGCCCTGACCCGCGCCATTCTCACCGACGAGGAGTTCACCGGCGGCCGCGCGACCGTCGTCAACAACCCGGTCGAGTGGCTGGTCGGGGTGATCCGTGCGTTCAGCGTCCCCGACCAGCACGGCAAACTGATCGAGACCACCCTCAAAGCCTTGGGCCAGCGGCCGTTCTTCCCCACCGACGTCAACGGCTGGCCGAGCGGCCAGGTTTGGCTGACCACCGCCTCGGCACGTACCCGGTGGCGCGCCGCGGCGCAGTTGGCCCGTTCCGCCGACCTGTCGCTGATCGAGGGCGCCGCCGCCGGTGACCGTGTCGACGCCGTCGGCTATCTGATCGGCGTGGGTTCGTGGACCGACCGCACGGTGGACGCGCTGCGCCCGCTGGTTCGCAGACCGGCGCAACTGGTCGCGGCCGCCGTCAACACCCCGGAGTACCTGACGTCATGA